Below is a genomic region from Methanosphaera sp. ISO3-F5.
AATGATTCAAGACTTAGCTAAAGATATTAAGGAAATCATTAAAATCACAAAGTCAACTCCTGAAACAGTACATTTATACACAGCACCTGACTGGAAATATGATGTATATGAAATAGCACAAGAAGTTGGAAAACCAAACATTGGTGAAATAATTGGCAGATCCATGAAAGCAAACTTACATGATAACAAGAAGGAATTATCTAAATTTGCAACAAAAGCAGGAAAATCATTTAACAAAATCAATTATGTTGGAAAAATAGATGAAGTAGCAGTAATAAATGATGCTAAAAATTACTTAGAAAGTGAAATAAACGCTAAAATAGAAGTTTATTCAGATCCAACATATGATCCACAGAATAAAGCACAAAATGCAACACCATATAAGCCAGCAATATATTTAGAATAAGGATTTTTCCTTATTTAAACAATTTTTTTTTCATCGAAAAATATAATATTGAGAACCTAGAAATATATAATTAGTATTTTATAAATTTGTTTTAAAATGCCTTGGTAGTGTAGCGGATATCACGAGGGACTGCGGATCCCTTTACCGGGGTTCAAATCCCCGTCAGGGCACTATTTTTATATTATTTTTTTATACTATTTTTTAATCAGAATAAAATTTCTTTTAAATACTTCTTTATAGTATTGTTTATATAATTAGTACTAAAGAATAACATTATTGAGGTATACTATGGTAAACATTGGAATATTAGAAGTGGATGGTGTTTTAACATTATATGAACATTTTGGACATTTACCTACAAATGTAGTAAAATCAGATGGAACAATAGAAAACGGAAAAAAAGCTCATGAAGAATTAGATGGTTTAATAATTCCTGGAGGAACAATAGTTGAATCAGAAACATTAACTCCTGAATTAACAGAAGAAATTAACTTAATTAATGATAATGACGGTTTTATTCTAGGAATGTGTGCCGGTTTTCAAATACTATCTAAAGAAGTAAACGTGGGAAGAAATTCTCCAGTACCAATCATAAGAGAAGGATTAGGATTACTTGATGTAACATTTGAACCACTAATAAATACTAATAAAGTAAATGCAGAAATAGTTGATGACACAACATTATTCACAAAAAATCTTAAAAACACAACAGTCACAGGTTTTCACTGTCATACATACGGACAAATAGAATCAAACGATAAAAATGTAATATATTCTGATATCCAAAGAGCTAATTACAGACACCAACCAAAAAGAGTGCTTTCAGGAGTAACAAACAAAAAAGGAAATATCCTTGGAACAACAGTACACGGACTACTTGATGATAATCCTGCAATAGTAAATAACATATTAGAATATATTGATGCAGCAAATCAATATGATGACATAAAAGCTCGAAATAAAAAACTTCATGAAAAAGTATTTAATGAAATAGCTATCAACACAGGTAATAATTATGTTCCTAAAAAAGCTCATCCAGAAGTACCACCTATGATAATGTTAATGGGAACTGGATCAGAATCAGGTAAAACATTTTTATCAAGTGGAATTGTAGGAGCGCTACGTCAAAGAGGCATACACACTTATGTTATAAAAGTAGGACCGGATATAAGAGATTTATCTCCTTCATTATATGTCAATAAAGAAAAACTAGAAGAGTGGGCTTCTATAAAAATTGGCGATATAGGATGGATGCCTTTAGATCAAATCATAGAACATGTTAAAGGAAAAGGTTATGATTTAGTTTTAATTGAAGGGGTAATGAGTGCTGCCACAGGTTTACTAAATGAAAAAGTTCCTTATTCAACTGCAGAAATAGCATATGCTGGAAATATACCAGTTATAATGGTCTCTAGTGTAAGTAAAGGTGGTATAGAAACAGCAGCTATAGATATTGAAGCACACATTAATCTTCTTAAAAAAATGGATGTAAATACTAAAGGAATAATTCTTAACCGTACTTATGATGATAAAATAGTAAGCCATGTCTCTGATTTTTTATCAAATAAATCTGGAATAAGTAAAAACAATATATGGAGTATTTCTAAGGCTAAAGTTGAAAATAAGGGCAGGGTGCCTGAAGATTATTTACAACTAGAAAATTTCACAAAAGCAGCAATTGATGTTGTAAATAAAGATTTGGATGTAATGAAATTTGTAGAATTAGCTGAAATTCCTAAATTTAGGAATTATTTAACATTTGAAGAAATTGTGGATATTTATAAAAAATAGTATTATAAAAGAATTTTGTTAAATTCTTTTTTTTATATTTCTTCTTTTATAGTTTCGATTTTTTTCTCTAAACTGCCTTGTTTTATTACCATACCTAAAATATTAGACAAGTTTAAGATGTTGTCAACTACTATTAATCCTTTTGCTTGTAATAATGAGTATATAGTTTTCACATTAGAAGAAGGTATGTCAAAAATCTCACCAGTGATGGTTTCCCATTTAGTTTCATATTTGGTGTCCTGATTCTGGTTTTTGAATAATTTTACTTCTTTTGGATAAGCATTGATGATTATTTCATCAGTCTGAACAATTGGTTCAGTAATTTTTGTCTGTTCTATTGTTGATATTTCTATAATCTTTTCGGGTGGTACGATTTTTAAGTATTGATTTTCTCCAATTTTTCTTAACATTGATTTAGTCACAATAGTATGTGTAACTAGTTCATAATCGTCAGTCATTGTATCCCTCCCGGAATACGGTTTAATGTTCGAATGTCCTGTTAATGCTATTAATTGTTTATTAATTTTTTATCAATAGTAATTAACTTATTTATTAAAAATATTTTTATTATTTCTATTTAATATTATTTTTCATAATTTTCATTTATTGTTATATTTACTTTTGAATTATCTTTTAATTCCATCGTATCTCTTAATTTTTCATCTGCAATAAATTCAATTGTGTTAAATTTATGCACGGTTTTTGTTGGAAATAAAATTGCCCCTTTTTTACTGGAAATTTTTTTTAAATCGGATATTCTTGCTTTTAAAAAATAAACATCCCCTAAGTTTTCATCACCTTCAATTATTTTTAATTCATTGTTGTATTCTTCTTTTAAGTTTATTTCGATATCTTTATTTAATTTAATATTTAATGTTCCAGGATATGGTTCAAAACCTAACTTATTCTTGTATTGTTTTTTGTATGTATCTTTTTGCATGAAGTTTCCAGCTTTTCCTAATCCTGAAGTAACTTTACCTTCAAAATTTATCATTGACACCATTCCCATCAAGTATTTTTTTTAAACTAACTTTAAATATAATATATATTTTAAGAAACATAAATATAATTACTTATAGTTTATCAAAAAGTAATTATACATAATTTTATATGATTTATAGAAAAAACTTGAGGGCAAAATAAATGAGCATAAGAATAGCAATACCTTCAAAAGGAAGAATTAGTGGGCCTGCAGTAGAATTACTCGAAAAAGCAGGAATAGGATTAACAGATAACTCCAATAGAAAACTATTTTCACATACATTTGATCCAGAAATAAGTGTAATGTTCACAAGAGCAGCAGATATTCCTGAATATGTGGAAGATGGTGCAGCAGATATTGGAATAACTGGTTTAGATTTAATTAAAGAAAAAAAAGCAGATGTTGAATTACTTGAAGATTTGCACTTTGGTTATACAAAACTTGTAATAGCAGCTCCAGAAACTTCTGATTTCAAAACAGCAGAAGACTTAAAAAATGTTAAAACAGTTGCAACAGAATTTCCTCAATTAACAAAGGATTACTTCACAAATAAAAATATTAACGCAAAAATTTTATCATTAACTGGTGCAACAGAAGTAGCTCCATTAATTGGAGTAGCTGATGTCATATCTGATCTAACAAGTACTGGAACAACACTAAAAATGAATCATTTACGTGAAATAGATACAATTCTTGAAAGTTCTATAATGTTAATAGCTAATAAAGATAGTTTAAAAACAAAATATGATAAAATTGAATCCATCCAAACAGGAATTATAGGAGTTATTCAGGCTGAAGGAAAAAAATTAATCATGGCAAATGTTAAAAAAGAAGACTTGAACGAAATTAAAGAGGCAATGCCTGGTATGGGTGGGCCAACAATATCTGAAATATATGGTAAAGAAGGTATTGTATCCGTTCATGCTGTGATTTCAGAAAAAGATGTATTTGAAACAATAAATAAACTTAGGAAAATTGGAGCTAAAGATTTACTAGTACTTCCAATAGAAAGAATTTTAGAATAAATCAAATAATCTGATTTACATGAAATATATAAAATATCAAACAAAGGATAATAAAGTATTTGTCGGAATATTGGAAGACGAAACTATCTATCGTTTAAACTATGAATCCATTATTGATGCAATTAAGGATGAAGAAGATATCAAAAAATATTATTTGAATAATTTTAAAGATTGTTTAGATGATGTTAAAGTTTTAACGCCGGTTGATCCATCAAAAATAGTCTGTGTAGGATTAAACTATAATGACCATGCAAATGAATTATCTATGAATATTCCCTCAGAACCATTATTATTCTTAAAACCATCAACATCCGTCATAGCACACGAAGAAAACATAATATATCCTAAAGATACAAAAAAATTAGATTTTGAAGCAGAGTTAGGATTAGTGGTATTGTCAGAGATAAATAATAAAAATAATGAGGATGTTTTTGACATAGCATATACAATTATAAATGATGTGACTGCAAGAGATTTGCAAGAAAAAGATGGACAATGGACAAGATCAAAAAGTTTCGACACATTTTGTCCAATAGGGCCTGTAGTTGCTACAGGAATAAATCCTTCAAATTTAAGAATT
It encodes:
- a CDS encoding AAA family ATPase — its product is MVNIGILEVDGVLTLYEHFGHLPTNVVKSDGTIENGKKAHEELDGLIIPGGTIVESETLTPELTEEINLINDNDGFILGMCAGFQILSKEVNVGRNSPVPIIREGLGLLDVTFEPLINTNKVNAEIVDDTTLFTKNLKNTTVTGFHCHTYGQIESNDKNVIYSDIQRANYRHQPKRVLSGVTNKKGNILGTTVHGLLDDNPAIVNNILEYIDAANQYDDIKARNKKLHEKVFNEIAINTGNNYVPKKAHPEVPPMIMLMGTGSESGKTFLSSGIVGALRQRGIHTYVIKVGPDIRDLSPSLYVNKEKLEEWASIKIGDIGWMPLDQIIEHVKGKGYDLVLIEGVMSAATGLLNEKVPYSTAEIAYAGNIPVIMVSSVSKGGIETAAIDIEAHINLLKKMDVNTKGIILNRTYDDKIVSHVSDFLSNKSGISKNNIWSISKAKVENKGRVPEDYLQLENFTKAAIDVVNKDLDVMKFVELAEIPKFRNYLTFEEIVDIYKK
- a CDS encoding DUF120 domain-containing protein yields the protein MINFEGKVTSGLGKAGNFMQKDTYKKQYKNKLGFEPYPGTLNIKLNKDIEINLKEEYNNELKIIEGDENLGDVYFLKARISDLKKISSKKGAILFPTKTVHKFNTIEFIADEKLRDTMELKDNSKVNITINENYEK
- the hisG gene encoding ATP phosphoribosyltransferase, producing the protein MSIRIAIPSKGRISGPAVELLEKAGIGLTDNSNRKLFSHTFDPEISVMFTRAADIPEYVEDGAADIGITGLDLIKEKKADVELLEDLHFGYTKLVIAAPETSDFKTAEDLKNVKTVATEFPQLTKDYFTNKNINAKILSLTGATEVAPLIGVADVISDLTSTGTTLKMNHLREIDTILESSIMLIANKDSLKTKYDKIESIQTGIIGVIQAEGKKLIMANVKKEDLNEIKEAMPGMGGPTISEIYGKEGIVSVHAVISEKDVFETINKLRKIGAKDLLVLPIERILE
- a CDS encoding fumarylacetoacetate hydrolase family protein; translation: MKYIKYQTKDNKVFVGILEDETIYRLNYESIIDAIKDEEDIKKYYLNNFKDCLDDVKVLTPVDPSKIVCVGLNYNDHANELSMNIPSEPLLFLKPSTSVIAHEENIIYPKDTKKLDFEAELGLVVLSEINNKNNEDVFDIAYTIINDVTARDLQEKDGQWTRSKSFDTFCPIGPVVATGINPSNLRICSKVNNEIKQDSNTGYMIFSPKELIHYISSIMTLKEGDLIATGTPPGIDHLEHGDKIEIIVEKIGILRNIVK